In Selenomonas sp. TAMA-11512, a genomic segment contains:
- the flgK gene encoding flagellar hook-associated protein FlgK translates to MRSSFSGLNTMVKGIYQNQLSLETVGHNITNANTEGYSRQRVNIAATEPLKDYGMNGGIRIGTGADTASLTRARDVFADRQYWREEATQTYANTRQKNYDKLENIFNDSDNNSTLAALTKFFKAWQTAGTYASDSSSRVAVIEQGKQFADQLRSSAEDLQNQITSLYRDMQDQVDKVNQITDQIVDLNRRIALSEADGSMANDLRDKRDLLTDELSGYMSLQVYEMPNGMSQIVTNGASIVNGVAKLTVAMDGPVNNKAHGVSDYSLIIKETNTAFLPGSGTLQGVVDSIAEDKSYIDQLARMGAFMLTNLNDMHRTGAGIDPAATTDLNFYGETGKYYYWDEKTNTLIAADTTKTTAGGPPPAAVTTTKTVGATQEMLKGIQILEALTVNRELTARDGEKKLALRGYGDNSAAKNSAASNVTIVVNSKNEPVITGGTVTHTFSDLNGTADNSVGVRIAALFNMTQENVSYANMTYNLTRTDNLGTTTATDITRPIATISLNNFYNTTITELGIQAETVDNQVKFQENVMTQISNWRQSTAGVNWNEELSNMIKFQQGYQACARCLTTMDEMLDRLVNSTGMVGR, encoded by the coding sequence ATGCGGTCTTCATTTTCCGGCCTCAATACGATGGTCAAGGGCATCTACCAGAACCAGCTCTCGCTGGAGACGGTAGGACACAATATCACAAATGCGAATACGGAAGGGTACTCCCGCCAGCGCGTCAACATCGCGGCGACGGAGCCCTTGAAAGACTATGGCATGAACGGCGGCATCCGCATCGGGACGGGCGCGGATACGGCGTCTCTGACACGCGCCCGCGACGTTTTCGCGGATCGTCAGTACTGGCGTGAGGAAGCGACGCAGACGTATGCCAACACGCGGCAGAAAAACTACGACAAACTGGAAAATATATTTAACGATTCCGACAATAACAGCACGCTGGCCGCCCTGACGAAGTTCTTCAAGGCGTGGCAGACGGCAGGCACGTATGCGAGCGACTCGTCCTCCCGCGTGGCCGTTATCGAGCAGGGAAAGCAGTTTGCCGACCAGCTCCGCTCATCTGCGGAAGATCTGCAGAACCAGATCACATCCCTTTACCGTGACATGCAGGATCAGGTCGATAAAGTCAACCAGATCACGGATCAGATCGTGGATCTCAACCGCCGGATCGCGCTTTCGGAAGCCGACGGCTCGATGGCGAACGACCTCCGCGACAAGCGCGACCTCCTGACGGATGAGCTCTCCGGCTACATGAGCCTGCAGGTCTATGAGATGCCGAACGGCATGTCGCAGATCGTTACGAACGGCGCGTCGATCGTCAACGGTGTGGCGAAGCTCACCGTCGCCATGGACGGACCAGTGAACAACAAGGCGCATGGCGTCAGCGATTATTCGCTCATCATCAAAGAGACGAATACGGCGTTTCTGCCGGGCTCCGGCACCCTGCAGGGCGTCGTGGACTCCATCGCCGAGGACAAGAGCTACATCGATCAGCTTGCCCGCATGGGCGCGTTCATGCTGACGAACCTCAATGATATGCATCGCACGGGCGCGGGCATCGATCCAGCCGCGACGACGGATCTGAACTTCTACGGCGAGACCGGCAAGTACTACTACTGGGATGAGAAAACGAATACGCTCATCGCTGCCGACACGACGAAAACGACGGCAGGCGGGCCCCCTCCGGCGGCGGTGACTACGACGAAGACCGTCGGCGCGACGCAGGAGATGCTCAAGGGTATCCAGATTCTGGAGGCGCTTACCGTCAACCGCGAGCTCACCGCCCGTGACGGCGAGAAGAAGCTCGCGCTTCGCGGCTACGGAGACAATTCGGCGGCAAAGAACAGCGCCGCGTCGAATGTCACGATCGTCGTCAACTCCAAGAACGAACCGGTGATAACGGGAGGCACCGTTACGCATACGTTCAGCGACCTGAACGGCACGGCGGACAACAGCGTCGGCGTCCGCATCGCGGCGCTTTTCAACATGACGCAGGAGAACGTGTCCTACGCCAACATGACCTACAATCTGACGCGTACGGACAACTTGGGGACGACGACCGCGACGGACATCACACGGCCCATCGCGACGATCTCGCTGAACAACTTCTACAACACGACGATCACCGAGCTTGGCATTCAAGCGGAGACAGTGGACAATCAGGTCAAGTTCCAGGAGAATGTCATGACGCAGATCAGCAACTGGCGTCAGTCGACGGCGGGCGTCAATTGGAACGAAGAGCTGTCGAACATGATTAAGTTCCAGCAGGGCTATCAGGCATGCGCACGCTGCCTGACGACGATGGACGAGATGCTGGATCGCCTCGTCAACTCGACGGGCATGGTCGGCAGATAA
- the flgN gene encoding flagellar export chaperone FlgN gives MDEIIGLLRQEIAIAEELEALLEQENKSLTGTSSGVEAVRFAGEIDGALRRFRKVRTAETACCVKLGVKNLQEVLERTSDRTKTQEVQSLSDALRGILKRAREIGARNRGLVERSMQYTEFNLNVMRQATAEGTYAREAAEASGMKPTVESRMLFDKDI, from the coding sequence GTGGACGAAATCATCGGTCTTCTGCGGCAGGAAATCGCCATCGCGGAGGAGCTTGAGGCGCTTTTGGAGCAGGAGAACAAGAGCCTGACGGGTACGTCCTCCGGAGTCGAAGCGGTGCGGTTTGCCGGTGAGATCGACGGTGCTCTCCGGCGCTTTCGCAAGGTGCGGACGGCGGAGACGGCGTGTTGCGTGAAACTCGGAGTGAAAAATCTTCAGGAAGTCCTTGAAAGGACATCCGACAGGACAAAGACGCAGGAAGTGCAGAGTCTGTCGGATGCACTCCGCGGGATATTGAAAAGAGCACGGGAGATCGGCGCACGCAACAGAGGACTCGTCGAGCGCAGTATGCAGTATACGGAATTCAATCTGAATGTCATGCGGCAGGCAACCGCCGAAGGGACATACGCAAGGGAAGCGGCAGAGGCGTCAGGGATGAAGCCGACGGTCGAGAGCAGGATGCTTTTCGATAAGGATATATAA
- a CDS encoding flagellar protein FlgN, whose translation MWQDLIHVMQGIKRDYEALRKLASKKRALLVTVNLKELEALIKEEEALAASLRQKEEKRQAILLRIAANLPEVTPDTKLSALAQFCPSPPYAKLLGDLAEALDELVRETKASTEQNELLLVSALDAVQWHLNKIGDAKVDQSYGVGGKEQVSHAKRLDFKA comes from the coding sequence ATGTGGCAAGATCTCATTCATGTGATGCAGGGCATCAAGAGGGATTATGAGGCTCTCCGGAAGCTCGCCTCAAAGAAGCGCGCGCTTCTTGTGACGGTGAATCTGAAGGAGTTGGAGGCACTGATCAAAGAGGAGGAGGCGCTGGCGGCATCTCTGCGTCAAAAGGAAGAGAAACGACAGGCAATCCTCTTGCGCATAGCGGCAAATCTGCCGGAAGTCACGCCGGATACGAAGCTTTCGGCGCTCGCGCAATTTTGTCCGTCGCCGCCGTACGCAAAGCTCCTGGGCGATCTCGCCGAGGCGCTTGACGAGCTTGTCAGGGAAACGAAGGCGTCGACGGAGCAAAACGAGCTCCTCCTCGTCAGTGCACTCGATGCCGTGCAGTGGCACCTCAACAAGATCGGTGACGCGAAGGTGGATCAATCGTACGGCGTCGGCGGCAAGGAACAGGTTTCCCACGCGAAGAGGCTCGATTTCAAGGCATAG
- the flgM gene encoding flagellar biosynthesis anti-sigma factor FlgM encodes MSMQVQRTGALMMQAYQTQKNMGAKDRAADIQTPQDEVTISGMGQTFGEVLGRLHAAGDTVRADKVSYFAEEIAAGRYRIDAKDIAGKMLEKAV; translated from the coding sequence ATGTCGATGCAGGTACAGCGCACAGGCGCTCTTATGATGCAGGCGTATCAGACACAGAAGAATATGGGAGCGAAGGATCGCGCGGCAGACATACAGACTCCGCAGGATGAAGTGACAATCTCGGGCATGGGGCAGACGTTCGGAGAGGTGCTTGGAAGACTTCATGCCGCTGGAGACACGGTTCGCGCGGATAAGGTATCGTACTTTGCCGAGGAAATCGCGGCGGGGCGCTATCGTATCGATGCGAAGGATATAGCGGGCAAGATGCTCGAAAAAGCCGTCTGA
- a CDS encoding flagellar protein, producing the protein MAGQLKNCPSCGKLFLKTAGIRLCGDCMRKQQEEEEEILSYVRDNPKSSISKICEALGVKETIVMRMIREGRFLSTGVDIEYPCESCGAPIIRGRFCENCAKDIEKSVDKIAAHASKTVKATYKSMK; encoded by the coding sequence ATGGCAGGACAGCTGAAGAATTGCCCGAGCTGCGGCAAGTTGTTTTTAAAGACGGCGGGGATTCGCCTCTGCGGCGATTGTATGCGTAAGCAGCAGGAAGAGGAGGAAGAGATTCTCTCCTATGTGCGCGACAACCCGAAGAGCTCCATATCGAAGATCTGTGAAGCGCTCGGTGTCAAGGAGACGATCGTCATGCGTATGATTCGCGAGGGGCGGTTTCTCTCGACGGGCGTCGATATCGAGTATCCCTGCGAAAGCTGCGGCGCCCCGATCATTCGCGGCAGATTCTGCGAGAATTGCGCCAAGGATATCGAGAAATCTGTCGATAAGATCGCGGCGCATGCTTCCAAGACGGTGAAAGCGACGTATAAGAGCATGAAGTGA
- a CDS encoding ComF family protein has translation MSVIEACLDFLFPPCCPLCGREQESRGGWCEACLGRTLAVHRIALPKESSLDGAWAFSRYKSAVGALLRSLKYQGKRSCLPHVRTLLSAGAEKLSPELLSADLAIPVPLHEKKESERGFNQAELIFRAWLSDCGIACENLLCRRKETPPLYGLSAKERTAVLRAAFSLREDAPKDAVREKRVLLLDDILTTGTTIEEAAKRLRSAGAKEIYALVVSSDHD, from the coding sequence GTGAGTGTGATCGAAGCGTGTCTCGACTTTCTGTTTCCCCCGTGCTGCCCGCTCTGCGGCAGGGAACAGGAGTCGCGTGGCGGCTGGTGTGAGGCATGTCTGGGGCGGACGCTTGCAGTGCATCGGATCGCACTGCCGAAAGAGTCTTCGCTCGACGGGGCGTGGGCGTTCAGTAGGTATAAAAGCGCCGTGGGAGCACTCCTTCGCAGCCTTAAATATCAGGGAAAGCGAAGCTGCCTGCCCCATGTTCGGACGCTGCTGTCCGCCGGCGCGGAAAAGCTGTCGCCCGAACTGCTGTCCGCCGATCTGGCGATCCCCGTTCCCCTGCATGAGAAGAAGGAGAGCGAGCGCGGGTTCAACCAGGCGGAGCTCATATTCCGCGCGTGGCTTTCAGACTGCGGCATCGCCTGTGAGAATCTGCTCTGCCGCCGGAAGGAGACTCCGCCTCTCTACGGACTGTCGGCAAAGGAGAGAACGGCTGTCCTTCGGGCGGCTTTTTCCCTTCGGGAGGATGCGCCGAAAGATGCGGTGAGAGAAAAGCGCGTGCTCCTCCTCGACGATATCCTGACGACGGGGACGACGATCGAGGAGGCGGCAAAGCGCCTGCGATCTGCCGGAGCAAAGGAGATCTATGCTCTTGTGGTGTCAAGTGACCATGATTGA
- a CDS encoding ATP-dependent RecD-like DNA helicase: protein MSDTLFPEWEEEKRPETIAGTCESVIFEAPSGGFSVFRVRDARGARLTVAADSAAPLIGQDLQIEGGYVVHPRFGRQFKASRIIVAAPTSLPGIERFLSSGAVAGVGPAMARRIVAHFGKDALEIIEKQPKRLTEVAGIAARTAAKIHESYMEKEELREIMVYLETHGVSGAFAARVYEKYGSFSIDMLEHHPYRLAREVDGIGFQTADALAMARMGKDSGAESRLREERIAAGLDHILLTVSQQGHTCIPEAILTERTAKLLGIGEAEVRQIARREVQLHRLSTEVLGGVELYYPAYLYQAEKETAERLLRLQRDADIFFFNEDEDALVAAWERESGFTLAEKQHEAVAAVLKEGVFVLTGGPGTGKTTVIRAMLELLTSRGLEVLLAAPTGRAAKRLSEATGREALTVHRLLGAQAGGDGVCFDKGEDDPLDADVIIVDEASMLDTVLTQFFLKAVQRGTHLIFSGDVDQLPSVGAGAVLSDILRSGVIPYVALTEIFRQGDGSGIVVGAHEINRGRLPIFEEDGDMAFLPVEETGAAGLVVRLVTETLPAMGFDPLQDVQVLAPMHRGEAGVETLNRQLQAALNPPSPQKAEYKGSSQVLRRGDKVMQTKNNYQKGVFNGDIGYIVDLDEDGIEVLFGESRVGYAKGELTELVLAYAMSVHKSQGSEYGVVLLPLVKSHHIMLQRNLLYTAVTRAREKVILLGDRAALTAAVANDRMRRRYTLLAERLTGSLGEAL from the coding sequence ATGTCCGATACGCTGTTTCCCGAATGGGAGGAAGAGAAGCGGCCGGAGACGATTGCGGGCACGTGTGAATCCGTCATATTTGAAGCGCCGTCGGGAGGCTTTTCCGTCTTTCGCGTCAGGGACGCGCGCGGCGCGCGCCTGACCGTCGCCGCCGACAGCGCGGCGCCTCTCATCGGACAGGACCTGCAGATCGAGGGAGGCTATGTCGTCCATCCTCGATTCGGGCGCCAGTTCAAGGCGTCCCGCATCATTGTCGCCGCGCCGACGAGCCTGCCGGGGATCGAGCGATTCCTTTCCTCCGGCGCGGTGGCGGGCGTGGGCCCGGCGATGGCGCGCCGCATTGTCGCGCACTTCGGAAAGGACGCGCTGGAGATCATCGAGAAGCAGCCGAAGCGTCTCACGGAGGTGGCGGGCATCGCCGCCAGGACGGCGGCGAAGATACACGAGTCCTATATGGAAAAGGAAGAGCTGCGCGAGATTATGGTATACCTCGAGACGCACGGCGTATCGGGCGCCTTCGCGGCGCGTGTCTATGAGAAGTACGGCTCTTTTTCCATCGATATGCTGGAGCATCATCCCTATCGCCTCGCCCGTGAGGTGGACGGCATCGGCTTTCAGACGGCGGATGCGCTTGCCATGGCGCGCATGGGAAAAGACTCCGGCGCGGAGAGCCGGCTGCGCGAGGAGCGCATTGCGGCGGGACTTGACCATATCCTGCTGACTGTCTCGCAGCAAGGGCATACGTGTATTCCGGAGGCGATTCTGACAGAACGCACGGCGAAGCTCCTCGGTATCGGAGAGGCAGAGGTCCGGCAGATCGCCCGGCGCGAGGTGCAGCTGCATCGCCTTTCGACCGAGGTGCTGGGCGGCGTGGAGCTCTACTATCCCGCGTATCTCTACCAGGCGGAAAAGGAGACGGCGGAGCGTCTCCTCCGGCTGCAAAGGGACGCGGATATCTTCTTTTTTAACGAGGACGAGGATGCACTCGTTGCGGCGTGGGAGAGGGAATCTGGCTTTACACTCGCGGAGAAGCAGCATGAAGCCGTCGCCGCCGTCCTCAAGGAGGGCGTATTCGTCCTGACGGGCGGACCGGGTACGGGGAAGACGACGGTCATCCGCGCGATGCTCGAGCTCTTGACGTCACGGGGGCTCGAGGTGCTCTTGGCGGCGCCGACAGGCAGGGCGGCGAAGCGTCTCTCCGAGGCGACGGGACGAGAGGCGCTGACGGTGCACCGTCTGCTCGGCGCGCAGGCGGGCGGCGACGGCGTCTGTTTTGACAAGGGGGAGGACGATCCGCTCGATGCCGATGTCATCATCGTCGATGAGGCATCCATGCTCGATACCGTTCTCACGCAATTCTTTCTGAAGGCCGTACAGAGGGGCACGCATCTCATCTTCTCCGGCGACGTCGACCAGCTTCCCTCGGTCGGTGCGGGAGCTGTCCTCTCGGATATCCTGCGATCGGGGGTCATTCCGTACGTCGCTCTGACAGAGATCTTCCGGCAGGGGGACGGAAGCGGCATCGTCGTCGGTGCGCACGAGATCAACCGCGGACGCCTGCCCATCTTTGAAGAGGACGGAGATATGGCGTTTTTGCCTGTGGAAGAGACCGGAGCGGCCGGACTCGTTGTGCGGCTTGTGACGGAGACGCTGCCGGCGATGGGCTTTGATCCCCTGCAGGATGTGCAGGTTCTTGCGCCTATGCATCGGGGCGAGGCGGGGGTGGAGACACTCAACCGGCAGCTGCAGGCGGCGCTCAATCCGCCGTCTCCGCAGAAGGCGGAATACAAGGGCAGCAGCCAAGTCCTGCGCCGCGGCGACAAGGTCATGCAGACGAAGAACAACTATCAGAAGGGTGTGTTCAACGGAGATATCGGCTACATTGTCGATCTCGACGAGGACGGGATCGAGGTGCTGTTCGGAGAGAGTCGGGTCGGCTACGCGAAGGGCGAGCTCACGGAGCTCGTGCTCGCCTACGCGATGAGTGTCCATAAGAGCCAGGGCAGCGAATACGGCGTCGTGCTGCTGCCGCTCGTCAAGAGCCACCATATCATGCTGCAGAGAAATCTGCTCTATACGGCCGTTACGCGCGCGCGGGAAAAGGTCATCCTGCTGGGCGACCGGGCGGCGCTGACGGCGGCTGTAGCGAACGACCGCATGAGACGCCGGTATACGCTCCTCGCGGAGCGGCTGACAGGCTCGCTGGGGGAAGCGCTGTGA
- a CDS encoding ABC-F family ATP-binding cassette domain-containing protein → MRVTGLSKSFGIRTLFHDVTFEVKKGTRAGLVGANGAGKTTLFRVLLGEEPADGGDVRFDGDTVGYVEQQAEPGDGTLYEEIRSSFADVLALDEERRALELIIEQDHDEAKLARYGRLTEEYERLGGYEMEARIRKVAYGLGFTDAELEKEATAFSGGQRTRIALAKALVREPDMLFLDEPTNHLDIERIEWIEDFLSSYRGAVLIISHDRFFLDRVASEIVELSNETLTHYRGNYTTFLAVRDERRRSLQSAYEKQQEHIRKTEEYIRRYRAGIKAKQARGRESQLKRLPRITLPAEAAAFSYFAFHPPAVCADRVAELENVTTGYGGDPVLRDITLSIRRGDGIAVVGANGAGKTTLLKVMLGELEASAGRVRIGSRVKIGYFSQQHEGLHPERTLVGELNAEYGIDEEQARKYLGAFLFTGDEVFRQIAELSGGEKARLAFLMLMLTGANFLVLDEPTNHLDIPAKEAVEEALMAFPGTFICVSHDRYFLDKVANRTVEIEDGRLTLYEGGYSYYRMKKAEAEEALREAEEARAAAAAARTARAEAPTPSVKSGTAEPAEEKDERARSRASGMSEAKREELRARIEAEIAMNEAELKGIEYEMNKPEVQQDPAKSAEIAGLYSEKEQELAERYEKWEALL, encoded by the coding sequence ATGAGGGTGACAGGTCTTTCCAAGTCGTTTGGAATCCGGACGCTCTTTCATGATGTGACGTTTGAAGTCAAGAAGGGCACGCGGGCGGGGCTTGTCGGCGCGAACGGCGCGGGGAAGACGACGCTGTTTCGCGTGCTCCTGGGCGAGGAGCCGGCGGATGGCGGCGATGTGCGCTTTGACGGCGATACGGTCGGTTACGTCGAGCAGCAGGCGGAGCCGGGCGACGGCACGCTCTATGAGGAGATCCGGTCGTCCTTCGCCGATGTCCTTGCCCTCGATGAGGAGCGGCGCGCGCTGGAGCTCATCATTGAGCAGGACCATGACGAAGCGAAGCTCGCCCGCTACGGGCGGCTGACCGAGGAGTACGAGCGGCTGGGCGGCTATGAGATGGAGGCCCGCATCCGCAAGGTCGCCTACGGGCTCGGCTTCACCGACGCGGAGCTCGAGAAGGAGGCGACGGCGTTTTCCGGCGGACAGCGGACGAGGATCGCACTCGCAAAGGCACTTGTTCGGGAACCGGATATGCTCTTCCTCGATGAACCGACGAACCATCTTGATATCGAGCGCATCGAGTGGATCGAGGACTTTTTATCCTCGTATCGGGGTGCCGTGCTCATCATCTCACATGACCGATTCTTCCTCGACCGCGTCGCCTCGGAGATCGTTGAGCTGTCGAATGAGACGCTGACGCACTACCGGGGGAACTATACGACATTCCTCGCGGTGCGCGACGAGCGCCGCCGCTCGCTTCAGTCCGCTTATGAGAAGCAGCAGGAGCACATTCGGAAGACGGAGGAATACATCCGCCGCTATCGGGCGGGCATCAAGGCAAAGCAGGCAAGAGGCAGGGAAAGCCAGCTGAAGCGGCTGCCCCGCATAACGCTGCCCGCCGAGGCGGCGGCGTTCAGCTACTTTGCGTTTCATCCGCCCGCCGTCTGCGCGGATCGCGTGGCGGAGCTCGAGAACGTCACGACGGGATACGGCGGCGACCCCGTGCTTCGGGACATCACGCTCTCGATTCGCCGCGGCGACGGGATCGCTGTCGTCGGCGCGAACGGCGCGGGAAAGACGACGCTCCTGAAGGTCATGCTCGGCGAGCTGGAGGCGTCAGCGGGACGCGTCCGGATCGGCAGCCGCGTGAAAATCGGCTACTTCTCCCAGCAGCACGAAGGGCTGCATCCGGAGAGGACGCTCGTCGGCGAGCTCAACGCGGAGTACGGCATCGACGAGGAGCAGGCGAGGAAGTATCTCGGCGCGTTTCTCTTTACGGGTGATGAGGTGTTTCGGCAGATTGCCGAGCTGTCGGGCGGCGAAAAGGCGCGCCTCGCGTTTCTCATGCTCATGCTCACGGGCGCGAACTTCCTCGTGCTGGACGAGCCGACAAACCATCTCGACATCCCCGCGAAGGAGGCCGTGGAAGAGGCGCTCATGGCGTTCCCCGGAACGTTTATCTGCGTCTCGCATGACCGCTATTTCCTGGACAAGGTCGCGAACCGGACGGTGGAGATCGAGGACGGAAGGCTGACGCTCTACGAGGGCGGCTACAGCTACTATCGTATGAAGAAAGCGGAGGCGGAGGAAGCGCTCCGTGAAGCCGAAGAAGCCCGTGCAGCCGCGGCGGCTGCGCGTACGGCGCGCGCGGAAGCGCCGACGCCGTCTGTGAAGAGCGGGACAGCAGAGCCTGCGGAGGAAAAGGACGAGCGAGCGCGCTCCCGCGCGAGCGGAATGAGCGAGGCAAAGCGGGAGGAGCTGCGCGCCCGCATCGAGGCGGAGATCGCCATGAACGAAGCGGAGCTCAAGGGCATCGAGTACGAGATGAACAAGCCAGAGGTCCAGCAGGATCCGGCAAAGAGCGCGGAGATCGCGGGCCTGTACAGCGAGAAGGAACAGGAGCTGGCGGAGCGGTACGAGAAGTGGGAGGCTCTGCTGTAA
- a CDS encoding LCP family protein — MDKNESIAKRRERRRPVKRSYKRVILLGIVLLAGVIAAAAALFMEQEENVTDKKIVGSQEERILVLGVDRREGDAGRSDTMMVLTVDKAARKASLLSLPRDTRVEIQGFGYDKLNAAYAHGGKTLAKETVENLLDAPIQRMLIIDVHAFQRIIDTLGGVELDVEKRMYYEDPWDDNGGLVIDIEPGFQHLDGETAIGYVRYRDEEGDIGRIMRQQRFIAAMLNSIATPATIAKLPDIFRELSSVIDTDITTAEAIELFPLIQDIRQNGLTAEMAPGRPYWHDGVSYWVPDILALREMVAKDSGVELKGELLLRAEALVDKYMAELPREDGDPLMEKAKASAEASNDEKDGEAKDGETDGESAESEENDLSPKGRIVPVLPEDITVTIINSSGITGAGARTAALLEAKGFKIGDVTTGRMSDRAQTTIMAEQRSIVLFYGMPFPCIIMEGADKNEAVVNIGVDFKKYFANEGLETKRGEGAE, encoded by the coding sequence ATGGATAAGAACGAAAGTATAGCGAAGAGAAGAGAGCGAAGGAGACCTGTCAAGCGCAGCTACAAGCGCGTGATCCTGTTGGGCATTGTCCTGCTCGCGGGCGTGATTGCCGCCGCGGCGGCGCTGTTCATGGAGCAGGAGGAAAACGTGACGGATAAGAAGATTGTCGGCAGCCAGGAGGAGCGCATTCTCGTTTTGGGTGTCGATCGCCGTGAGGGCGATGCCGGCCGTTCGGACACGATGATGGTGCTGACGGTTGACAAGGCGGCAAGAAAGGCGTCTCTCCTGTCGCTGCCGCGCGATACGCGCGTGGAGATACAGGGCTTCGGCTATGATAAGCTGAATGCCGCCTATGCCCACGGAGGGAAGACGCTGGCGAAGGAGACGGTGGAGAACCTCCTTGACGCGCCCATTCAGAGGATGCTGATTATCGATGTGCACGCGTTCCAGCGCATCATCGATACGCTGGGCGGTGTTGAGCTCGACGTCGAGAAGCGCATGTACTATGAGGACCCGTGGGATGATAACGGCGGCCTCGTCATCGATATCGAGCCCGGGTTCCAGCACCTCGACGGCGAGACGGCAATCGGTTACGTGCGCTATCGCGACGAGGAGGGTGATATCGGGCGCATCATGCGTCAGCAGCGATTCATCGCGGCGATGCTGAACTCGATCGCGACGCCGGCGACGATCGCGAAGCTTCCCGATATCTTCCGCGAGCTCTCCTCTGTCATCGACACGGATATCACGACGGCGGAGGCGATCGAGCTGTTCCCGCTCATACAGGATATACGTCAGAACGGCCTGACGGCGGAGATGGCTCCCGGCCGGCCGTATTGGCACGACGGGGTCAGCTATTGGGTGCCGGATATCCTTGCCCTGCGGGAGATGGTCGCGAAGGACTCCGGCGTGGAGCTCAAGGGAGAGCTCCTCCTGCGCGCGGAGGCGCTGGTCGATAAGTACATGGCTGAGCTGCCGCGCGAGGACGGCGATCCGCTCATGGAGAAAGCGAAGGCGTCCGCGGAGGCGTCGAATGACGAAAAGGACGGGGAAGCGAAGGACGGCGAAACCGACGGAGAGAGCGCGGAGAGTGAGGAGAACGATCTCTCGCCGAAGGGGCGCATTGTCCCCGTGCTTCCCGAGGACATCACCGTTACGATCATCAATTCGAGCGGCATCACGGGTGCCGGCGCTCGGACGGCGGCGCTTCTCGAGGCAAAAGGATTCAAGATCGGCGATGTCACGACGGGCAGGATGAGCGACCGCGCGCAGACGACGATCATGGCGGAGCAGCGAAGCATCGTGCTGTTCTACGGGATGCCGTTCCCGTGCATCATCATGGAAGGCGCGGACAAGAACGAAGCCGTTGTCAACATAGGGGTGGATTTTAAGAAGTACTTCGCCAATGAAGGGCTGGAGACAAAGCGAGGTGAGGGCGCAGAATGA
- a CDS encoding HD-GYP domain-containing protein has translation MINLPLSKLRDGMVTAQSIYNPRGTSFLTQGMELNRHYIDRLQKIGIENVVVTSLNPALKLKPPPNIVQEKTRITAIHCVSDIYDAVEKTGTFDTKILHNISKTILHDLIDNRANLVQLTDIRLHDSYTFAHSVNVTVLSAMMGMLCHYSPQELTELTNGALLHDLGKTIIPQDVLIKPAHLSADEEAIVRQHPKVGRDRLKAIPNLPPTAGYIAMQHHEHVDGSGYPNHMTAKQIHRFAKIVTIADVYDALTSMRPYKKAYSPSVAYRIMKSAAGKQFDADILKKFFDNVAIYPVGTILRTKLGFGIVKRVDFGRTRTPVMCLFANADGKVLDTAIDIDLYEHDADTILGVLDGSELYHFVHQIHMDPAVLL, from the coding sequence ATGATAAATCTCCCCCTTTCCAAGCTGCGGGACGGTATGGTTACTGCGCAGAGCATCTACAATCCGCGCGGCACGAGCTTTCTCACGCAGGGCATGGAGCTGAATCGCCATTACATCGATCGGCTGCAGAAAATCGGTATTGAGAATGTCGTCGTCACCTCGCTCAATCCCGCATTGAAGCTCAAGCCGCCGCCGAACATCGTACAGGAAAAGACGCGCATCACGGCCATCCACTGTGTGTCGGACATCTACGATGCCGTTGAAAAGACCGGCACCTTTGATACAAAGATACTGCACAACATCTCGAAGACCATCCTCCACGATCTGATCGACAACAGAGCAAATCTCGTCCAGCTGACCGACATCCGGCTGCACGATTCCTATACATTCGCCCACTCCGTCAACGTCACCGTCCTGTCGGCGATGATGGGCATGCTCTGCCACTACTCACCGCAGGAGCTCACGGAACTGACGAACGGAGCGCTTCTCCACGACCTCGGCAAGACGATTATCCCGCAGGACGTTCTCATAAAGCCGGCTCATTTAAGCGCGGATGAGGAGGCCATTGTCCGGCAGCACCCGAAGGTCGGGCGCGACCGCCTCAAAGCGATTCCGAATCTGCCGCCGACCGCAGGCTACATCGCCATGCAGCATCATGAACACGTCGACGGCAGCGGCTACCCCAATCACATGACAGCCAAACAGATTCACCGCTTTGCGAAGATTGTCACCATTGCGGATGTCTACGATGCGCTCACGTCGATGCGCCCTTACAAGAAAGCGTACTCTCCGTCCGTCGCATATCGCATCATGAAAAGCGCTGCAGGCAAGCAGTTTGATGCGGATATCCTGAAAAAATTCTTCGACAACGTCGCCATCTATCCCGTCGGGACGATTCTGCGTACGAAGCTGGGCTTCGGCATTGTCAAACGGGTGGATTTCGGCCGCACACGGACGCCGGTCATGTGCCTCTTTGCAAATGCGGACGGCAAAGTGCTCGATACGGCGATCGATATCGATCTGTACGAGCACGATGCGGACACGATCTTGGGCGTACTCGACGGCAGTGAGCTCTATCACTTTGTCCACCAGATACACATGGATCCCGCAGTTCTCCTATAG